TTAAAATTACTTTCGAATAAAGGTTCTAAAACGTCATCCTTCATGGAATACTAGTACAACAGGGTTTTGTCGTCAATTTCCATTGTTTTCAGTCCTCGAGAGAGCGCTAAGTTTTCAGTCTCCTCTCTTCTTCGCATCTGGATAGCAATAGGGATAACCTGTATTTCGGACTCAATCGCCAATTCAGCCTCCTGTAACGTAATGTCCTCATTAACACCCACTGAACCGTCTGTTATGAGGTATGCTTCGTTCTTCACGCTCGGTCGATCTCCATTGCCGTTGAACATGTTTGTGCGCAGGCTCCTGAAAGCGCCAGCCATATTTGCTTTTCCTTTTGTGTATTCACTGTGGTCCACCATTCTTGTTATGGTATTAGTGTCTTGGTATTGCCCGATATTGAACTGTACCATTGGAGAGGAGCTGTACTTCATGGCACCTACTCTTATGTCACATTCCTCTACATTCATCTGTCGTACGAGGTAGTCAACATATCCTATGATGCGCCTAAAAGTATACTCCCCAATTCCTTCAGAGGAGTCCATGACGAACACAACGTCAGCTGGATCCTCGCATTCTGCAAAAGAGGGAGACAAACTATAAATAGATATATACCCACAGCTTTACGTACATAACCGAATTCGTATAAAAATTACTCCAAATATATATACTCTATATTTGGGTGATATAGAAAGggattaaatgataaaaattataagTAGGGTATtgaaaatattgcatttttgcGAAAAAGAGGATACCATTCTTACTTTTATCACAATTTTGACCATGGAATCCATTTGTACACACACATTGATAGGATCCAATGCCATCAATACAGAATGCTCCATTCTGGCAAGGCTTAGACGCACATTTGTTGGCATCTACAATGGATCAAGTAAGCtatcatacatttataaaaatacattttattacataGTGTTATTAAGCAATACCAATCAGAAATTCTTTTATTGTTACGCAAACTACACACACACAGCCAAACACCTTTTGGACGAACTGAATTTTGAATCTTTGTCGAATTTATATATGAATTCAATTAAAAGTTGAATTTACATAATTGTgacaaaaaatgattaaacCGTTATGAATTGACTTAACACCACAAGGTGTTgctaattcttttaaaaacaaaaggccCACGGGcgacatcgctcacctgagcaacattaggcatgataaaatcagcttcatggAGTCATTATACataatatctggacaatgtggtataatacatgtagatcctattcaaaaaatctgtttctccctggatattcttataattataatcaagtcccttttttaaagtagatccagtgttctgtgaagtcatactttattgtaaaactttgaattctttaaaatttgtgcaagatagttttatctatttcatatgaatttaatcttatggatgtaattagaaatactgttaagttcaagatatttttgcagcttaattttatcctaaatttccaattttttttatacattttatctatgctaaggggaaataactcgtTTTGCTGATTtctctctcagttgtatgtctaaatgatataatttttctaattccaataaccaattttaaaatgtgtttgtagttttagttttctagcacagttgacaataaaattaaaaaaagataaacatattAAGTTTCTGCCAacaaagattttacttttaacaaaaaaaacgtACGATTTtctgatgctaaaatatgctctagttcatgtttatttgacttctcaaaaagtgtgatgacatgtatattttttctaataattgatgaaatttaagtctattaagttgaAATCAAGTTCTGTtctgtttttcaactttcatcagagaattttacgagtattgAGTTACcttaacaggatgattttatagtcatattatattcagcattgcagttcttaacaagaggcccaggggccacatcgctcacctgagccttaattctgatcaaatttgCATTAgagtattaaaatcaaaatatctttacaactaattacagtagatcttgctaaaaaaaaattgaaaatctgtcaatttttatccacatcttttttttggtaaatgccAAGCCCCATTTGTTGTTGTAcctttaagaagatttttctcttatcctatataccccccacccccattttgtggccccacttttctctagggaatcatggtttcatcaaacttaaatctgcataacctgagCTTTCACACAAAGTACTGAtttttggactgaaaactttccaagaatatttttaaagattttctctatatattcctatgtaaaaattcaacccgcCATGGcagccccgccctacccccagggactatgattttgcaaacttgaatttacactagccgaagatgcctctacacaagtttaagcttttctggccaaatagttttaaaaaagaagattttctctatatattcctatgtaaaaattcgtccctccccccccccccttgtggccTCATCGTACCCCgggactatgatttaaacaaacttgaatctatacgatctggggatgcttccactcaaatttgggctttcctggcctaatagttttcagaagaagatttttaaagatttgctctatatataaaaatttattccCCATcgggccccgccctacccccagggactatgatttgaacaaacttgaatctacactatctacgGATGCTTACACGCCAAGCtgttctggccaaatagtttttaaaaagatttttaaagattttctctatatattatgtcaaaattcacCCCCATTTTGGCCTCACTGTACCCCgggactatgatttaaacaaacttgaatctatacgatctggggatgcttccactcaaatttgggctttcctggcctaatagttttcaaaagaagattttttaaagattttctctatatataacaatttatcccccaattgtggccccgccctaccacaagggaccatgatttgaacaaacttgaatcaacactaacTAAGGATccttacacgccaatttgagctttcctggcctaaaagtttttgagaagaagatttttaaagatatattctaattttaaaatacattcccctattgtggccccgccATACCCCCAGAGaccattatttgaacaaacttgaatctacactacctcaggatgctttcattttaatttgagcttttctggccaaatagtttttgagaaaaagatttttaaaaatttcctctatatattcctatgtaaaacttgatccccctattgtggccccaccctacccactgggaccatgatttgaacaaacttgaatctacactacctgagaatgctttcattttaatttgaactttcatagcctaatagtttttgggaagaattttttaaaagatattctctatatattcgtatgtaaaacttgatccccctattgtggccccaccctacccacggggaccatgatttgaacaaacttgaatctacactacctcaggatgctttcattttaatttgagctttcatagcctaatagtttttgggaagaatttttttaaagattttctctgtatattcctatgtaaaacttgatccccctgttgtttaatttacaccatctgaggatgcttccattttaatttgagcttttctggcaaaatagcttttgagaagaagatttttaaagattttctctatatattcctatgtttaacttgatcccccttttgtggccccacactacctacggggaccatgatttgagcaaaattgaatctttattacctgaggatgcctccatacaagtttaagctttttggccaaatagtttttgtgaagaagatttttgaaaaataccaacaaattttcaataattctcaattatctcccctttaaagagggcgtggcccttcatttgaacaaacttgaatcctcttcacccagtgatgctttgtgccaaatttggttgaaatctgcccagtggttctggagaagaagaaaatgtgaaaagtttacaatgaCAACGCCGCCAACGCAAACGCCAAcgccgacgacagacaacggacaaattctGATCAGAAAAGCTCTCTTGAGCTtaaagctcaggtgagctaaaaagacctttaacaattgtttatatacaggatataaacctacatcaaactctgaatcTCCTGTGAGGCCAAATAATCGTCCAGGGGCCGAagtttatacaattttaaagaatcagtaatatatataaatgcttgcatataagtaaaagtatagataataaaatttcagtttttgtgaataattaaaatgttttcttttgtacaACTGAATGTccaatgtggccccactctactcctaaagattgtgatttgaacaaacttgaatctacactatctacgGATGCTTACACGCCAAGCtgttctggccaaatagtttttaaaaagatttttaaagattttctctatatattatgtcaaaattcacCCCCATTTTGGCCTCACTGTACCCCgggactatgatttaaacaaacttgaatctatacgatctggggatgcttccactcaaatttgggctttcctggcctaatagttttcaaaagaagattttttaaagattttctctatatataacaatttatcccccaattgtggccccgccctaccacaagggaccatgatttgaacaaacttgaatcaacactaacTAAGGATccttacacgccaatttgagctttcctggcctaaaagtttttgagaagaagatttttaaagatattctctatatattctaattttaaaatacattcccctattgtggccccgccATACCCCCAGAGaccattatttgaacaaatttgaatctacactacctcaggatgctttcattttaatttgagcttttctggccaaatagtttttgagaaaaagatttttaaaaatttcctctatatattcctatgtttaacttgatccccctattgtggccccaccctgcccacttggaccatgatttgaacaaacttgaatctacactacctgaggatgatttcattttaatttgaactttcatagcctaatagtttttgggaagaattttttaaaagattttctctatatattcgtatgtaaaacttgatccccctattgtggccccaccctacccacggggaccatgatttgaacaaacaaacttgaatctacactacctcaggatgctttcattttaatttgagctttcatagcctaatagtttttgggaagaaattttttaaagattttctctgtatattcctatgtaaaacttgatccccctgttgtttaatttacaccatctgaggatgcttccattttaatttgagcttttctggcaaaatagcttttgagaagaagatttttaaagattttctctatatattcctatgtttaacttgatcccccttttgtggccccacactacctacggggaccatgatttgagcaaaattgaatctttattacctgaggatgcctccatacaagtttaagctttttggccaaatagtttttgtgaagaagatttttgaaaaataccaacaaattttcaataattctcaattatctcccctttaaagagggcgtggcccttcatttgaacaaacttgaatcctcttcacccagtgatgctttgtgccaaatttggttgaaatctgcccagtggttctggagaagaagaaaatgtgaaaagtttacaatgaCAACGCCGCCAACGCAAACGCCAAcgccgacgacagacaacggacaaattctGATCAGAAAAGCTCTCTTGAGCTtaaagctcaggtgagctaaaaagacctttaacaattgtttatatacaggatataaacctacatcaaactctgaatctcttgtgaggccaaataatcgtccaggggccaaagtttacacaattttaaagaatcagtaatatatataaatgcttgcatataagtaaaagcatatataataacatttcagtttttgtgaataattaaaatgttttcttttgtacaACTGAATGTccaatgtggccccactctactcctaaagattgtgatttgaacaaatttgaatctacactatctgaagttgctttcactaaagttacagcttttctagccaaatgcttttttagaaaaagatttagagatatttttctatgtattcctatgtaaaaatttgtctCCCCCCTTGTGACCCcaccttcccccccccccccgggaatcattatttgaataaacttgaaatctcactacctgatgatgcgtccaaacaagtttcagctttcctacacaaatggtttttgagaagaagattttaaagatttactctatatattcctatgtaaaaagtcgacccCCATTGTGTCCCCATCGAACCCCCGGGGGTCGTTATttccacaactttgaatctactctacctgaggatactttcacacaagtttcggcttttctggccaaatggttctgtagaagaacatttttaaaaaattactctatatcttcctatgtaaaaattcaaccctcCATTGTGActccaccctaccctcgggagtcatgattttcacaaccttgaatcaatctacattatctgaggatgcttccataaaagtttcagttttcctggcatgatagtttttgagaagaagatttttaaagataaacattatatattcatacagtacccgcaacgttattttttacaagataaacgataggataggattcacgcacgataggatagcattaacgcacgatagaacagtatacacgcacgaaaggataggattaacgcacgatagaacagtatacacgcacgatatgataggattgatacacgataggaaaggataaacgatgttcataATAAACGTATGATCGCTTTAAACGATATTTACGAACAAACTGATTATggcagaatttgagagagaacacgtacaaataaaaatttacgtggaatttcttttaagtaacaattgccgagttgttaatcatcgTTGCATCATTCATAGAATGTATAAAATTGAccagttcattttttttcaactaaaattatgagctttaatgatcaataaattttcttaattgttaaaattgttttcattaccgaacaccctagccgatcgccgcgaatatttcagcccgagattaaatcactcggaaaatagcgggtttgattatataaatccaactcttgtataaagtaaatataaaatatatcataagtacatttctttctgtataagtacatgatgcattaaaaacgaattattacagtcaagttaaataaatatctacgcagatacacattccgcgtacgatttgttaacattgttttcattaccacacaccctagctgattgccgagaacatttcagcctgaaatcaaatatcacacggtaaataacgggttcaaaatacaactcgtggttgaattaaatataaattatatcataaatagttttgtttctgtaaaatatgatgcaacaaaattattttgcatgaaatttaatgtttacgcaggtatacactctgcgtacgatttaatatattcgatgtacaggtaaatatgttaccttgttcctaagaacttcgttttgttcattttcaat
The nucleotide sequence above comes from Magallana gigas chromosome 2, xbMagGiga1.1, whole genome shotgun sequence. Encoded proteins:
- the LOC136273158 gene encoding cartilage matrix protein-like — protein: MPNVAQVSDVAHANKCASKPCQNGAFCIDGIGSYQCVCTNGFHGQNCDKKCEDPADVVFVMDSSEGIGEYTFRRIIGYVDYLVRQMNVEECDIRVGAMKYSSSPMVQFNIGQYQDTNTITRMVDHSEYTKGKANMAGAFRSLRTNMFNGNGDRPSVKNEAYLITDGSVGVNEDITLQEAELAIESEIQVIPIAIQMRRREETENLALSRGLKTMEIDDKTLLY